In the Nocardioides panaciterrulae genome, GCCAAGGCGAGCTCGGCGATGATCTCCACCGACGTCCCGGCCAGCGAGGTCGACCGGTTCATCTCGCTCGCCCTCAAGGCCAAGAGCCAGAAGATCGCCACGCTCTCGCTGGTGCCGCCGCTGGTGAACACCGCCCACCCGGACATCGCGCTGATCCAGCGCAAGGTCGCGGAGGCGGTCGACCCCTCCGCGGGGACCGGCACGCCGAAGTCGGCGGGCCACCACCGGCACAAGCAGGCGCCCCAGCAGGTCACCGGCGGCTCCCTCGGCTCGCTGAGCACCGGCTACGCCGCCAACCACTCCGAGGACCTCGCCGCCTCCTGCTGACCGATCGACCCGAGGGCGGGTGGTTTCGTGGAGTCGCTCGCGCGGCCCCTAGGGTGTGAGCCGTGACCGAGCCGACGACGTCTCCCCGCGTGGTGGCGGTGGTGGTGACGTTCAACCGGCTCCCGCTGCTGCAACGCCTCGTGGCCCGGCTGCGCGAGGTGCCGCAGGTCGACGAGGTCCTGGTGGTGGACAACGCCTCCACGGACGGCACCGGTGAGTGGCTCGCCGGGCTGGAGGGGCAGGTGGATCCCTCCGAGGTGCAGATGGCCGCGGTGACGCCGGTCCTCGGGCGCACGCTGGACCGCAACCGAGGGGGCGCCGGGGGCTTCCACGACGGCCTGGCCTGGGCGATGGAGCGGGGCGCCGACCTCGCGTGGCTGATGGACGACGACGGGCTGCCGGACCCCGACTGCCTGGCGACGCTGCTCCAGCGGCGCGACGAGCTCGACTTCTGGGGCCCGGTGGTGGTCGCCGAGGACGACCCCACGCGGCTGGTCTTCCCGATCCGGCTGCCCGGCGGCACCAGGGTCGTGCACCGCATCGACGAGGTGGTGGGCGCGGCGGCCGACGGAGTGGTCCGCGACGTGGTGATCCCCTTCAACGGGGTCCTGGTCACCCGCGAGCTGGTCGAGCGGATCGGGCTGGTCCGCGAGGAGTTCTTCATCTGGGGCGACGACCACGAGTACCGCCTGCGGGCCGAGCGCGCCGGCGCCCGCACCGCCACCGTGGTGGGCGCGCGCGTGCGCCATCCGCGGGTCGGCGACCTCGGCACCCCGATGATGCTCGGACGGACCACCTACAACCACAGCCCCAGCGACCTCAAGCACTACTGCATGGCGCGCAACAACCTGCTCAACCTGCGCGACTACCGCGGCTGGCCGCACGCCCTCGCCTTCGTCGTGAAGACCGTGTGGTTCTACACGCTCACCCGGCCGTCCGCGTCGCGGCTGTGGCTGAGCGCGCGGGCCATGCTCGCCGGGTTGCGCGGCGACTTCACCGGCCACGAGAGGTTCCTGCGGTGAGCGCCGGCAGTCGGGAGAGCGTCGCGGTCGTCATCGTGACCTTCAACCGGGCCGCGCTGCTCGTCGGGATGCTCGACGCGCTGGCGGCCCAGACGCGCCGCCCGGACGCCGTCTACGTCGTCGACAACGCCTCGACCGACCACACCCGGGCCGTCCTCGACGCCCGGACCGACCTCCCGCTGCACGTGACGACCACGCCCGAGAACCTCGGCGGCGCCGGCGGCTTCCACCTCGGCGTCTCCCAGGCGCACGAGGCCGGATTCGACCGGATCTGGCTGGTCGACGACGACGTGGTCCCGGCGCCCGACTGCCTCGAGGTGCTGATGGCGCAGGACGAGGCCTGCCTGCTCTCGGTCCGCGAGGACCGTGCCGGCCACCTGGTCGAGAAGGCAGCCACCCACTTCGACCTGCGCAACCCGCTGGCGATCAAGCCCAAGACCCGGACGGTCGAGACCGACTGGGGCACCCGGGCGGCCATGCCCGAGCGGGTCGAGATCCAGAATGTCGCCTTCGAGGGCTTCATGGTCCGCCGCGAGGTCGTCGACACGATCGGGCTGCCGGACCCGTCGTTCTTCATCTTCTACGACGACGTCGACTTCGCCCTGCGGAGCCGGCGCGCCGGCTTCCGGATCTGGGGCGTCCGCGACGCGGTCCTGGTGCGCCAGCTCGACTTCGACCAGCAGCACGACCTCGCCGGCTGGAAGGGGTTCTACATGTTCCGGAACCTCTTCGTGGTTCACTTCCGGTACGGCGAGAACAGGCTGGTGCGCCTCAAGCCGTACCTCATCGCGGCCGCCGTGGTCGCGTTGAGCCCGATCCGCGGGGGACGGGCCGAGGCCGGCAACGTGATCCGGGCCATCACCTCCGCCCGCAGCATGCGTCGCGTGCCCGACCCCGGCCCCCCGCGTCGCTAGACTTGCCGCCGCGTCACAACCGTCAGGAGCTCTCCCCTTGCCCCTCTCCGAGTCGTCCGTCCCCGAGTCCGTCCCCGACCTGGTCGTCGTCGGCTCCGGCTTCTTCGGCCTGACCGTCGCCGAGCGCTGCGCCACCGAGCTCGGACTCAAGGTCCTGGTCCTCGAGCGGCGCCACCACCTCGGCGGCAACGCCTACAGCGAGGCGGAGCCCGAGACCGGCATCGAGGTGCACGTCTACGGCGCGCACCTCTTCCACACCTCCAACGAGAAGGTCTGGGAGTACGTCAACCGGTTCACGACGTTCACGAACTACCGGCACCGGGTCTTCGCGCGCTACCAGGGCCAGGTCTACTCCTTCCCGATGAACCTGGGCCTGATCAACCAGTTCTTCGGCAAGAGCCACACCCCCGACGAGGCCCGAGCGCTGATCGCCGAGCAGGCCAGCGAGATCGCGACCGAGGACGCCACCAACCTCGAGGAGAAGGCGATCAGCCTGATCGGCCGCCCGCTCTACGAGGCGTTCGTCAAGGGCTACACCGCCAAGCAGTGGCAGACCGATCCGACCGAGCTGAGCGCCGAGATCATCACCCGGCTCCCGGTCCGCTACACGTTCAACAACCGCTACTTCAACGACAAGTACGAGGGCCTGCCCACCGACGGCTATACCGCGTGGCTGCAGCGGATGGCCGACCACCCGAACCTCGAGGTCCGCCTCGAGACCGACTTCTTCGATGTCGCCGAGGAGTTCAAGGGCAAGGTCCCGATCGTCTACACCGGACCAGTCGACGAGTACTTCGGCAACTCCGAGGGCCGGCTGTCGTGGCGCACCGTCGACCTCGAGCCCGAGGTGATGCAGGTCGACGACTTCCAGGGCACGTCCGTGATGAACTACAACGACCGTGAGGTCCCGTTCACGCGGATCCACGAGTTCAAGCACTTCCACCCCGAGCGGGAGTACCCCGACGCGAAGGGGAAGACCGTCGTCGTGCGGGAGTACTCCCGCGCCGCGGAGGTCGGCGACGAGCCGTACTACCCCATCAACACCGCCGAGGACCGGGAGAAGCTGCTGAAGTACCGCGAGCTGGCCAAGAAGGAGCCGATGGTGCTGTTCGGGGGCCGGCTGGGCACCTACAAGTACCTCGACATGCACATGGCGATCGGCTCGGCGCTGTCGATGTTCGAGAACAAGCTCAGGCCGCACTTCGCCGACGGAGCCGCCCTGACGAGCGGAGGAGTGGACGAATGAGCCCCTCGACCCGGCTGCTCCAGCGGCAGATCCTGCCCACCGACCGTGACAGCGACGTCTTCGCGCTGTACGTCGACCCCGACCCCGCGATCCTGGATGCGGACAAGTACGAGGTCGGCACCAACCGCAACGCCCGCGACCTGAACGCGGTGGCGATGCGCCAGTCGATCGCCTCCGGCGAGGGGATCCACCTCGACCAGATCGAGTCGCGCACCGCCCTGCGGGTCAAGGCGGGGCAGCGGCTCTCGTTCGGCACCTACTTCAACGCGTTCCCCGCGAGCTACTGGCGCCGGTGGACGGTCGTCTCGGCGGTCACCCTGAGGGTCAAGGTCGTCGGCCGTGGCGCGTCCGTGGTCGTCTACAAGTCGATGGCCAACGGCCGCTCCCAGCGTGTCGACTCCGCCTCCACGGGCAGCCAGGTCGAGGGGACCTTCGAGTTCGAGCTCTCGCTGAAGCCCTTCGTCGACGGCGGCTGGTACTGGTACGACGTGACCGCCGGCGACGAGGAGGTCCTCGTCGAGTCCGCCGAGTGGTCGGCGGAGGTGCCCGAGGACCGGGCGGCTCACGGGACCGTCGACATCGCCATCACCACGATGAACCGCCCGGACTTCTGCGCCAAGCTGCTCACCCAGCTCGGCGAGGACGAGGTGCTGCGGCCCTACCTCGACACGGTCTTCGTGATGGAGCAGGGCACCAAGAAGGTCGTGGACTCCCCGGACTTCGCCAAGGCCGAGGGGCTGCTCGGCTCCGTCCTGCGGGTCATCGAGCAGGGCAACCTCGGGGGCTCGGGCGGCTACGCCCGCGGCCAGCTGGAGTCGGTCCGCAAGGGCACCGCGACCTACGCGATGATGATGGACGACGACGTCGTCTGCGAGCCCGAGGGCGTCATCCGTGCCGTCACCTTCGGCGACCTCGCCCGCCGCCCCACGATCGTGGGCGGGCACATGTTCAGCCTGTTCTCGCGCTCGCGGCTGCACAGCTTCGGCGAGATCGTGCAGCCGTGGCGGTTCTGGTGGGAGTCGGCGCCGGGAGTCTTCGGCGACTGGGACTTCGCGGCCCGCAACCTCCGCTCGGCGCGCTGGCTGCACCAGCGCATCGACGTCGACTTCAACGGCTGGTTCATGTGCCTGATCCCGCGCCAGGTGCTGGCCGAGATCGGGCTCTCGCTGCCGGTCTTCATCAAGTGGGACGACTCCGAGTTCGGGCTGCGCGCCAAGGAGGCGGGCTACCCGACGGTGACCTTCCCGGGGGCCGCGGTGTGGCACGTGCCGTGGACCGACAAGAACGACGCCCTGGACTGGCAGGCCTACTTCCACCAGCGCAACCGGTTCATCGCCGCCCTGCTGCACTCGCGGTACCCCAAGGGTGGCCGGATGATCCGGGAGAGCCGCAACCACCAGATCAAGCACCTGGTCTCGATGCAGTACTCCACCGTCGAGCTGCGTCACCAGGCCCTGGAGGACGTCCTCGCCGGCCCCGACCACCTGCACGAGGTGCTCGGCACGAAGCTGGCCGAGGTCAACGCGTTCCGCAAGCAGTTCTCCGACGCCCGGCTCGAGGCCGACCCGGACGCGTTCCCGCCCGTGCGTCGCAAGAAGCCGCCGCGCAAGGGGCGCGAGGACACCGGCCTTCCCGGCCGCTGGTCGCAGCTGGTCACCGCCGGCCTGGCGCCGGTCCGCCAGCTCACCCGCGCCCGGGAGCTCTCGCGCGAGCACCCCGAGGTGGAGATCAAGGCGATGGACGCCAAGTGGTACCACCTCACCCGCTTCGACTCGGCGATCGTGTCGATGAACGACGGCGCCTCCGCCGCGCTCTACCAGCGCGACCCGGAGAAGTTCCGCGAGCTCGCCGCGAAGACCATCGAGATCCACGAGCGGCTCCGGCGCGAGTGGCCCAGGCTGGCGCAGGAGTACCGCGCCAAGCTCGGCGAGATCACCTCGCCGGAGGCCTGGGAGCAGACGTTCCGGCCGTGGACGCAGGGGGACGACACCCCCGGGGAGGGTGATCGATGAGCCAGACCGCTCGCGCGGTCCACGTCGTCGACGAACCCCTGGCCCCTCCGTCCGCCAACCAGGGGCTGTTCGAGGTCTTCCGGCGCCGCTACCTGCTCAAGCTGCTGGTCCGCCGCGAGATCGCCGCGCGCTACCAGGGGTCGTTCCTGGGCCTGCTGTGGTCCTACATCAACCCGCTCAGCCAGTTCTTCATCTACTGGTTCGTGATCGGCTACATCATGGGCACGCACAAGAATGTGGAGAACTTCCCGGTCCACATCTTCGCGGGCCTGATCGTGGTGCACTTCTTCACCGAGACCTTCAACGCCGGCACCCGCTCGATCGTGCGCAACAAGTCGCTGGTCAAGAAGATGGCGCTGCCCCGGGAGACCTTCCCGGTGGCCTCGATGCTGGTCTCGCTCTACCACGTGGGGCCGCAGCTGTTGATCCTCGTGATCGCCTGCCTGTGCTTCGGGTGGACCCCTGACCCGATGGGCATGGTCGCGGCGCTGCTCGCGGTCCTGGTGATCATGCTGCTCGGCACGGGCATGGCCCTGCTCTTCGCCGCCGCGAACGTGTTCTTCCGCGACTTCTCCAGCGCCGTGAACATCCTGACCAACTTCGTGCGGTTCGGCGTGCCGATGATCTACCCCTACACCAAGATCACCACGAACTTCCCGCAGTACGTCGACGTCTACCTCTCGAACCCGATCGCGGACGCGGTGCTGCTGATGCAGCGGGCCTTCTGGGTGGGGACGACGGAGAACCCGGCGCAGACGGCCAGGGTCGACCTGCCGTCGAACCTGTTCGGGTTGGGCCTCTACGCCGTGGGCGTCTCGGTCGTGATCCTGCTGTTCGGGCAGCTGATCTTCTCCCGCCTGCAGAACCGCATCCCGGAGCGTCTCCAGTGACCGAGTCGATCGTGGTGCAGGACGTGGTCAAGACGTTCACCCTGCGCTACCACCGCACCTTCAAGCAGATGACCGTGGCCATGCTCAAGGGCCACGACATCAGTGACGACTTCAACGCCCTCGACGGGGTCTCGTTCAAGGTCCAGCAGGGCGAGTCGATCGGCCTGATGGGCCTCAACGGCTCCGGCAAGAGCACGCTGCTGAAGCTGATCAACGGGATCATGAAGCCCGACTCGGGGTCGGTGCTCACCCGGGGCCGGATCGCCGGCCTGATCGCCACCGGCGCCGGCTTCCACCCGCAGCTCACCGGCCGGGAGAACGTCTACCTCAACGCCGCCATCCTGGGCATGACCGAGGCCGAGACGAGGCGGAAGTTCGACGAGATCGTGGACTTCGCCGACATCGGCCGGCACCTCGACGCGCCCGTCGGCAACTACTCCTCGGGCATGTTCGCGCGGCTGGGCTTCTCCGTGGCGATCCACGTCGACTCCGACATCTTCCTCGCCGACGAGGTGCTGGCGGTGGGGGACAAGCCCTTCAAGAAGAAGTGCATGGAGAAGATGGCGGAGGTCCGCCACAGCGGCCGGACCCTCTTCTACGTCAGCCACGCCGCGGGGTCGGTCCGCAAGATGTGCGACCGCGTCATCGTGCTCGAGCAGGGCCGGGTCGGCTTCGACGGCGACGTCGACGAGGGCATCCGCTACCTCAAGTACGACTCCGACAAGGACAGCGAGAACCCCGAGGACGAGGAGACGACCGAGGACGACGAGCTCGGCGCCGACGTCTAGTCCGTTCCGGGCCCGGTCGGGCCGACAGGGGCTGCGCGCGTGTCGGATGGGGTTTTTGGGGCTGGTGGGGCAGTCTGGACTTGACAAATCCCAGATCCAGCGGCGTGTCGAGTGGAAATTACACTGTTGTAGTTACTCGGGTTCTCTTCCCGGCAGCGTGTGACTCATGTGAAAGTTGCGCCACGTGTGAAACTTCCCCCGCACTGGAGCTGCCGCCGATGCCCCCTAGCAAGTCGCGTTTCGTCACCGCCTGCCAGCAGATCCTGGCCCTCGGTGTCGTCCTCGCCGCCCTCACCCCCGCCGCCAGCGTCATCAACCTCGACGTGGTCGGCGAGCACCCCGCGGCCGCGCGAGGCGGGGCCCAGCCGAGCCCGGTGGCCGCGTTCGCGGCGTACACCCGCGCGTCGGCCAGGCCGTCCCGGGTGCCGACCACGACCGTGGACCCCAAGGTGCACTCCTACTCGCTGACCGCCCCCCTGGGTGCCCGGGTCAGCCCCTCGCAGCTGGCCGGCCGGGTGCGGGTCACCGGGGGCTCGACCTGGCTGACCAGCACGCCGGAGCCGGTGACCGGCTACGGCGCCGTCGGCGTCACCTGGGCGCACGGCGTCCAGGTGCCCCAGGACCAGCTGGGCTTCCAGGCCCGCACCCGCACCGACGGGCAGTGGTCGAAGTGGCTGGACCTGTCCTACGACGCCGACCACGGTCCCGACCCGGGCAGCGCGGAGGCGAAGCGCGCCCGCCCCGGCACCGACGTCCTGCTGATCGGCAAGGTCGACCAGGTCCAGGTCCGGGCGCGGGCCGCCCACGGCCGGGCCATGCCGGTCGACATGCGGCTCGCGGTGGTCGACCCGGGCAAGGCGGCCCACTCGGCGACCGAGCACGCGGCGCTGGACACCGGCGCCATGGACGGCAGCACGGAGCCCGCCGCGTCGACGCCGGCCTCCTCCTCCGCCGGCGCCGACAGCTCCGCCTCCTCCGAGGCCGCCGGCGGCTCCGACGCCGCCTCGCTGTCCGCGGCCGTCTACACCCCCAAGCCGGTGATCTACTCCCGTGCGCAGTGGGGCGCCGACGAGCGGATGCGCGACAAGAGCTCGCTGCACTACTACGAGGTGCACGCGGGCTTCGTCCACCACACGGTGAACGCCAACGACTACACCCGAGCCGAGGTGCCGGGGATCATCCGGTCGATCTACGCCTACCACACCCAGTCCCGGGGGTGGAGCGACATCGGCTACAACTTCGTCGTCGACCGGTTCGGCCGCATCTGGGAGGGCCGGTACGGCGGGGTCGACCGCCCGGTCGTCGGCGCCCACACGCTGAACTACAACGACTACGCCTTCGCGATGTCCGCGATCGGCAACTACGACATCCACCGGCCGTCCAAGGCGATGGTGCAGGCCTACGGCGCGCTCTTCGCCTGGAAGCTCTCGCTGCACGGCGTCGACGCCGCGTCGACCAAGCAGTGGGTGGGCTCGAGGTACTTCGAGGCGATCAACGGGCACCGGGACGCGGCCTCCACCGCGTGCCCCGGCCGCTACCTCTACGCGAAGATCCCCCGGATCCGGAGGCTCGCCGCGGCCGCCCAGCAGGGCTGGTCGGGCCGCGAGCTGGAGTCCGACCTCGCCGCCACGCCGTACCCCGACCTGATCGTCCGGCGCGCCAGCGACGGACAGGGCGTCGTCCTGCCCACCGGGGGCCT is a window encoding:
- the glf gene encoding UDP-galactopyranose mutase, which codes for MPLSESSVPESVPDLVVVGSGFFGLTVAERCATELGLKVLVLERRHHLGGNAYSEAEPETGIEVHVYGAHLFHTSNEKVWEYVNRFTTFTNYRHRVFARYQGQVYSFPMNLGLINQFFGKSHTPDEARALIAEQASEIATEDATNLEEKAISLIGRPLYEAFVKGYTAKQWQTDPTELSAEIITRLPVRYTFNNRYFNDKYEGLPTDGYTAWLQRMADHPNLEVRLETDFFDVAEEFKGKVPIVYTGPVDEYFGNSEGRLSWRTVDLEPEVMQVDDFQGTSVMNYNDREVPFTRIHEFKHFHPEREYPDAKGKTVVVREYSRAAEVGDEPYYPINTAEDREKLLKYRELAKKEPMVLFGGRLGTYKYLDMHMAIGSALSMFENKLRPHFADGAALTSGGVDE
- a CDS encoding ABC transporter permease, which encodes MSQTARAVHVVDEPLAPPSANQGLFEVFRRRYLLKLLVRREIAARYQGSFLGLLWSYINPLSQFFIYWFVIGYIMGTHKNVENFPVHIFAGLIVVHFFTETFNAGTRSIVRNKSLVKKMALPRETFPVASMLVSLYHVGPQLLILVIACLCFGWTPDPMGMVAALLAVLVIMLLGTGMALLFAAANVFFRDFSSAVNILTNFVRFGVPMIYPYTKITTNFPQYVDVYLSNPIADAVLLMQRAFWVGTTENPAQTARVDLPSNLFGLGLYAVGVSVVILLFGQLIFSRLQNRIPERLQ
- a CDS encoding glycosyltransferase; protein product: MSAGSRESVAVVIVTFNRAALLVGMLDALAAQTRRPDAVYVVDNASTDHTRAVLDARTDLPLHVTTTPENLGGAGGFHLGVSQAHEAGFDRIWLVDDDVVPAPDCLEVLMAQDEACLLSVREDRAGHLVEKAATHFDLRNPLAIKPKTRTVETDWGTRAAMPERVEIQNVAFEGFMVRREVVDTIGLPDPSFFIFYDDVDFALRSRRAGFRIWGVRDAVLVRQLDFDQQHDLAGWKGFYMFRNLFVVHFRYGENRLVRLKPYLIAAAVVALSPIRGGRAEAGNVIRAITSARSMRRVPDPGPPRR
- a CDS encoding ABC transporter ATP-binding protein, producing MTESIVVQDVVKTFTLRYHRTFKQMTVAMLKGHDISDDFNALDGVSFKVQQGESIGLMGLNGSGKSTLLKLINGIMKPDSGSVLTRGRIAGLIATGAGFHPQLTGRENVYLNAAILGMTEAETRRKFDEIVDFADIGRHLDAPVGNYSSGMFARLGFSVAIHVDSDIFLADEVLAVGDKPFKKKCMEKMAEVRHSGRTLFYVSHAAGSVRKMCDRVIVLEQGRVGFDGDVDEGIRYLKYDSDKDSENPEDEETTEDDELGADV
- a CDS encoding glycosyltransferase; the encoded protein is MSPSTRLLQRQILPTDRDSDVFALYVDPDPAILDADKYEVGTNRNARDLNAVAMRQSIASGEGIHLDQIESRTALRVKAGQRLSFGTYFNAFPASYWRRWTVVSAVTLRVKVVGRGASVVVYKSMANGRSQRVDSASTGSQVEGTFEFELSLKPFVDGGWYWYDVTAGDEEVLVESAEWSAEVPEDRAAHGTVDIAITTMNRPDFCAKLLTQLGEDEVLRPYLDTVFVMEQGTKKVVDSPDFAKAEGLLGSVLRVIEQGNLGGSGGYARGQLESVRKGTATYAMMMDDDVVCEPEGVIRAVTFGDLARRPTIVGGHMFSLFSRSRLHSFGEIVQPWRFWWESAPGVFGDWDFAARNLRSARWLHQRIDVDFNGWFMCLIPRQVLAEIGLSLPVFIKWDDSEFGLRAKEAGYPTVTFPGAAVWHVPWTDKNDALDWQAYFHQRNRFIAALLHSRYPKGGRMIRESRNHQIKHLVSMQYSTVELRHQALEDVLAGPDHLHEVLGTKLAEVNAFRKQFSDARLEADPDAFPPVRRKKPPRKGREDTGLPGRWSQLVTAGLAPVRQLTRARELSREHPEVEIKAMDAKWYHLTRFDSAIVSMNDGASAALYQRDPEKFRELAAKTIEIHERLRREWPRLAQEYRAKLGEITSPEAWEQTFRPWTQGDDTPGEGDR
- a CDS encoding glycosyltransferase, producing MTEPTTSPRVVAVVVTFNRLPLLQRLVARLREVPQVDEVLVVDNASTDGTGEWLAGLEGQVDPSEVQMAAVTPVLGRTLDRNRGGAGGFHDGLAWAMERGADLAWLMDDDGLPDPDCLATLLQRRDELDFWGPVVVAEDDPTRLVFPIRLPGGTRVVHRIDEVVGAAADGVVRDVVIPFNGVLVTRELVERIGLVREEFFIWGDDHEYRLRAERAGARTATVVGARVRHPRVGDLGTPMMLGRTTYNHSPSDLKHYCMARNNLLNLRDYRGWPHALAFVVKTVWFYTLTRPSASRLWLSARAMLAGLRGDFTGHERFLR
- a CDS encoding FG-GAP-like repeat-containing protein yields the protein MPPSKSRFVTACQQILALGVVLAALTPAASVINLDVVGEHPAAARGGAQPSPVAAFAAYTRASARPSRVPTTTVDPKVHSYSLTAPLGARVSPSQLAGRVRVTGGSTWLTSTPEPVTGYGAVGVTWAHGVQVPQDQLGFQARTRTDGQWSKWLDLSYDADHGPDPGSAEAKRARPGTDVLLIGKVDQVQVRARAAHGRAMPVDMRLAVVDPGKAAHSATEHAALDTGAMDGSTEPAASTPASSSAGADSSASSEAAGGSDAASLSAAVYTPKPVIYSRAQWGADERMRDKSSLHYYEVHAGFVHHTVNANDYTRAEVPGIIRSIYAYHTQSRGWSDIGYNFVVDRFGRIWEGRYGGVDRPVVGAHTLNYNDYAFAMSAIGNYDIHRPSKAMVQAYGALFAWKLSLHGVDAASTKQWVGSRYFEAINGHRDAASTACPGRYLYAKIPRIRRLAAAAQQGWSGRELESDLAATPYPDLIVRRASDGQGVVLPTGGLTAFEAPETLDIADTDRVVASPDLTGDGYGDLVVRTSDGTSQVYPGNGAGAFGDPVAPTHRLARRDLVTAVGDLDGDGHNDLVARRPKDGRLEIYRGNGHGAFSRRLLAVDGSSYDALAATGDLDGNGHADLLARDDSGRLWRFPGLGGRKLGTPVQVPGRWGQYATLTGYGDFNGDGHGDLFVAPKGKAGRIRTGRANGTFAPGTGSVTQVARATSVTAVDLTGSAAPDLVATTGSSLQLLPNTGRTELGRPIETGMNLKADDLVLNAGDWNRDGFGDVIVRIRRTGTLKLRLGDGQGHFGRPETIGKGFGRVSLLAAVGDMTGDGWPDLMGQPRGDAMRIYPGNGTDGLQASYVAHGAISAGSQVAVGRWDGDGAPDSLFRSGDKLALYPGNGPGGLTNPEALGLDLSHYDWVVGISDENLTGHPDLLVRSKRNGRLWLIPGTTDGFGKRRYLGGGMGAYDLAG